A genomic window from Natronorubrum aibiense includes:
- a CDS encoding zinc ribbon domain-containing protein encodes MTAITAIGAYAPRFRITSEAFTEAWGQFQAAGISEKAVPAADEDALTMAYEAATRALEAADCTGEDISWLGFATSNPPLAEEDLTARLGALLALPADSTRHVFAGSTRAGTRALWAGMDAVDAGSKRGLIVAADAPQGEPDDAVDQAAGAGAAAFVLETDGEATIVDRAEYAAAYPGTRFREADSETTDGLGITQYDRQAFAETIGGAVDGLEVDPDPDAAAIQAPDGKLPYRVAGPAGVGTDEIQTAATVHELGDLGAASVPVSIARSLADGHESVLAISHGSGAGADAFVLESSSTVPAVVDLEGGDTLSYAEYLRQRGVVTSGQPAGGGAYVSVPTWKRSLPQRYRLEAGRCPDCGALSFPPGGACDDCGSLEEPTPVELSGTGTIEAVTTISQGGAPPEFAEQQAQSGDYAAAIVALESENGDTVSAPAMGTDAEPSAFAVGDRVETTIRRIYTQEGVTRYGFKIRPTA; translated from the coding sequence ATGACCGCGATCACTGCCATCGGGGCGTACGCACCACGGTTCCGTATCACGTCGGAGGCGTTCACCGAGGCTTGGGGCCAGTTCCAGGCCGCCGGCATCTCTGAGAAGGCCGTTCCCGCCGCCGACGAGGACGCCCTGACGATGGCCTACGAGGCGGCCACTCGAGCGCTCGAGGCCGCCGACTGCACGGGCGAAGACATCTCCTGGCTCGGCTTTGCCACCTCGAACCCGCCGCTTGCCGAAGAAGACCTTACGGCGCGCCTCGGCGCACTGCTCGCACTGCCGGCGGATTCGACGCGACACGTCTTTGCGGGCAGCACGCGCGCCGGCACTCGCGCGCTCTGGGCAGGGATGGACGCCGTCGACGCGGGCTCGAAACGGGGACTGATCGTTGCAGCCGACGCCCCACAGGGAGAGCCCGACGACGCGGTCGATCAGGCTGCCGGCGCGGGGGCAGCGGCGTTCGTCCTCGAGACGGACGGCGAGGCGACGATCGTCGACCGCGCGGAGTACGCGGCCGCCTACCCCGGCACGCGATTCCGGGAGGCCGACTCCGAGACGACCGACGGCCTCGGCATCACGCAGTACGATCGGCAGGCGTTCGCCGAGACGATCGGCGGAGCCGTCGACGGCCTCGAGGTCGATCCGGACCCCGATGCGGCGGCGATTCAGGCCCCGGACGGCAAACTTCCCTACCGCGTTGCCGGGCCAGCAGGCGTCGGCACCGACGAGATTCAGACGGCTGCAACGGTTCACGAACTGGGCGATCTCGGGGCTGCAAGCGTCCCGGTTTCGATCGCGCGTTCACTCGCCGACGGTCACGAGTCAGTGCTGGCCATCTCCCACGGGAGCGGGGCCGGGGCAGACGCGTTCGTCCTCGAGTCCTCGAGCACTGTTCCCGCCGTCGTCGACCTCGAGGGCGGCGACACGCTGTCGTACGCTGAGTACCTTCGCCAGCGCGGCGTCGTGACGAGCGGCCAGCCTGCAGGCGGTGGCGCGTACGTCAGCGTCCCGACGTGGAAACGCTCGCTGCCACAGCGCTACCGCCTCGAGGCCGGCCGCTGTCCCGACTGCGGGGCGCTTTCGTTCCCGCCGGGCGGGGCGTGTGACGACTGTGGCTCGCTCGAGGAACCGACACCGGTCGAACTCTCGGGTACCGGCACGATCGAGGCCGTGACGACGATTTCGCAAGGCGGCGCGCCGCCCGAGTTCGCCGAACAGCAGGCCCAGTCGGGCGATTACGCCGCGGCGATCGTCGCCCTCGAGAGCGAGAACGGCGACACCGTCAGCGCGCCGGCGATGGGAACTGACGCGGAGCCCTCGGCGTTCGCAGTCGGCGACCGCGTCGAAACGACGATCCGCCGGATCTACACACAGGAAGGTGTCACCCGGTACGGGTTCAAGATCCGCCCCACAGCGTGA
- a CDS encoding 3-hydroxyacyl-CoA dehydrogenase family protein, which produces MQIAVLGAGSMGHGIAQVSAMAGHDVVMRDIDETVVEDGLEGIRSNLQGGVDRDKLTATEMDATLERITGTTDLEAAVADADLVIEAVPEDMDLKRDVFADVEAATGGETIIASNTSSLSVTEMASVLERPERAVGLHFFNPPHLMDLVEIVIAEQTDERTETFAVDYVRDLEKEDVVVRDTAGFASSRLGIALGLEAIRMVDQGVASPADIDESMSIGYGHPMGPLELTDHVGLDVRLHIAEHLREELGERFRPPQSLRRKVRAGKLGKKTGEGYYVWEDGDRVGMSGEWGEDDE; this is translated from the coding sequence ATGCAAATCGCAGTGCTCGGAGCCGGCAGTATGGGCCACGGAATCGCACAGGTGTCCGCGATGGCGGGCCACGACGTCGTAATGCGAGACATCGACGAGACGGTTGTCGAGGACGGCCTCGAGGGCATTCGATCCAACCTTCAGGGTGGCGTCGACCGCGACAAACTCACCGCAACCGAGATGGACGCCACCCTCGAGCGCATCACGGGAACGACCGACCTCGAGGCGGCCGTCGCAGACGCCGACCTCGTCATCGAGGCCGTTCCGGAGGACATGGATCTCAAGCGGGACGTCTTCGCGGATGTCGAAGCGGCTACGGGCGGGGAGACGATCATCGCCTCGAACACGTCCTCACTGTCCGTCACGGAGATGGCCAGCGTGCTCGAGCGACCCGAACGCGCCGTCGGATTGCATTTTTTCAACCCGCCACATCTCATGGACCTCGTCGAGATAGTCATCGCCGAACAGACTGACGAGCGAACGGAGACGTTCGCCGTCGACTACGTCCGGGATCTCGAGAAGGAAGACGTCGTCGTCCGCGACACGGCCGGCTTCGCGTCTTCGCGACTCGGCATCGCGCTCGGCCTCGAGGCGATCCGGATGGTCGATCAGGGCGTCGCCAGCCCGGCTGACATCGACGAGAGCATGTCGATCGGCTACGGCCACCCGATGGGGCCGCTCGAGTTGACCGATCACGTCGGCCTTGACGTGCGTCTCCACATCGCCGAACACCTTCGGGAGGAACTCGGCGAACGATTCAGGCCACCCCAGTCGTTGCGCCGGAAGGTCAGAGCGGGGAAACTGGGGAAGAAGACCGGCGAGGGCTACTACGTCTGGGAGGACGGCGATCGCGTCGGCATGAGCGGCGAGTGGGGTGAGGACGATGAGTGA
- a CDS encoding enoyl-CoA hydratase/isomerase family protein has protein sequence MSELTDDYELLSVEIGEHADRVATVAIERPDARNALNGTVRTELKDAVAAAEADDDVRVLVLTGGDGTGAFVAGADVTEFKDRGVIEQRDASARPRIYETVDDASIPVIARINGHALGGGCELAQACDVRIAQSGAKLGQPEINLGIIPGGGGTQRLARLVGEGQAMKLILSGKLIDADEAHEIGLVDDVSDEDELDDRVYDLAGSMAAKSPIALEFAKKAVKASSRMGLEEGLEYEAELFVQLFATDDKDEGIDAFLEGREPEFTGE, from the coding sequence ATGAGTGAACTGACGGACGACTACGAGCTGCTCTCGGTCGAAATCGGCGAGCACGCCGACCGTGTCGCGACGGTCGCCATCGAACGTCCGGACGCGCGTAACGCGCTCAACGGCACGGTTCGGACGGAACTGAAAGACGCCGTCGCCGCAGCCGAGGCGGACGACGACGTCCGCGTTCTCGTGCTCACGGGCGGCGATGGAACCGGCGCGTTCGTCGCCGGAGCCGACGTCACCGAGTTCAAAGACCGCGGCGTGATCGAGCAACGCGATGCCAGCGCGCGTCCGCGGATCTACGAGACCGTCGACGACGCCTCGATTCCGGTCATCGCCCGCATCAACGGTCACGCACTCGGCGGCGGCTGTGAACTCGCCCAGGCCTGTGACGTCCGGATCGCCCAGTCGGGTGCGAAACTCGGCCAACCCGAAATCAACCTCGGGATCATCCCCGGCGGTGGCGGCACGCAGCGGCTCGCACGTCTCGTCGGCGAGGGACAGGCGATGAAACTGATCCTCTCCGGCAAACTCATCGACGCCGACGAAGCCCACGAGATCGGTCTCGTCGACGACGTGTCCGACGAAGACGAGCTCGACGACCGCGTCTACGATCTCGCCGGATCGATGGCCGCCAAAAGTCCGATCGCTCTCGAGTTCGCCAAGAAAGCCGTGAAAGCGAGTTCCCGGATGGGACTCGAGGAAGGTCTCGAGTACGAGGCCGAACTGTTCGTCCAACTGTTCGCGACCGACGACAAAGACGAAGGGATCGATGCGTTCCTCGAGGGCCGCGAGCCCGAGTTCACGGGCGAGTAA
- a CDS encoding universal stress protein has product MEGHILVPVDQSPHSSRALEYAIEAYPEAEITALHVVDISNYQCRGTCMYHAKELLDRLEQVEQTVFEIARQTATEHGSELTTKLKLGSPVQTIIDYATAHDVDHIVIGSHGRTGFDRLFVGSVAEAVVRQAPAPVTVVRAGRSLAIESVLRS; this is encoded by the coding sequence ATGGAGGGGCACATTCTCGTTCCGGTCGATCAGTCGCCCCACTCTAGCCGTGCACTCGAATATGCCATCGAAGCGTACCCGGAGGCAGAAATCACGGCACTTCACGTCGTCGATATCTCGAACTATCAGTGTCGCGGGACGTGTATGTATCACGCGAAGGAACTTCTCGACCGACTCGAGCAAGTAGAACAGACGGTGTTCGAGATCGCGCGGCAAACCGCAACTGAACATGGCAGTGAACTCACGACGAAACTCAAACTCGGATCGCCCGTCCAGACGATCATTGACTACGCAACGGCACACGACGTCGATCATATCGTGATCGGTAGCCACGGTCGAACGGGGTTCGACCGCCTGTTCGTCGGGAGCGTTGCCGAAGCGGTTGTCCGGCAGGCACCCGCTCCAGTAACGGTCGTTCGCGCTGGAAGGTCGCTCGCGATCGAGTCCGTCCTGCGCAGTTAG
- a CDS encoding ribbon-helix-helix domain-containing protein translates to MPSEQPTAEKYIEYPDQDHTTSAGSECEICGSTESLLKYSFEPESDDGPTSVLCPTHYKVAAILSGSRYPDPETPPDYDLQETQKITVRVPRALVEGADSVAEQQGQTRSEFVRDGIQLAIELQEIDDAFDDILSRAVSSPDETDTQTEQTETETTAETDVEFLKERIRTLESLLEDSIGKI, encoded by the coding sequence ATGCCATCAGAACAACCGACCGCTGAAAAATACATCGAGTACCCAGATCAAGACCACACCACGAGCGCTGGGAGTGAGTGTGAGATTTGCGGCTCGACGGAATCACTCCTCAAGTATTCGTTCGAGCCCGAGTCAGATGACGGGCCGACGAGTGTTCTCTGTCCGACCCATTACAAGGTCGCCGCTATTCTCAGTGGCTCTCGGTATCCCGATCCGGAGACGCCGCCGGATTACGATCTCCAAGAGACACAGAAGATCACCGTTCGCGTTCCACGAGCGCTGGTCGAAGGCGCAGATTCCGTCGCCGAACAACAAGGACAGACACGGAGCGAGTTCGTTCGTGACGGTATACAGCTGGCCATCGAGCTACAAGAGATAGACGATGCGTTCGACGATATTCTGTCTCGAGCAGTGAGTTCGCCGGACGAGACGGACACACAAACGGAACAAACAGAGACGGAGACGACCGCGGAGACCGACGTCGAGTTCCTCAAAGAACGCATTCGGACGCTCGAGTCCCTTCTCGAGGATAGTATCGGAAAGATTTGA
- a CDS encoding alpha/beta hydrolase produces the protein MRLWKQTVVIVLVVFVLVVGGVSIYFSMPYHGTQTSIQSVENNPDVTISIEDDVTVLAPEGEPSSVGLVFYPGARVAPDAYYSSLAPLVTEANVTVFIPEMPLNIALLDAGAAGDIRTQQPTIQTWFVGGHSLGGVAACQYTESNDVHGLVLFASYCNTDVSDRPMTALSVTGSADGVLDRDAYRENQEYLPPTSATHEIQGMNHTQFGSYHGQRGDSPASLSYDEAHRRLAEIVVPWIADVSERTRSSSSG, from the coding sequence ATGCGTCTGTGGAAGCAAACAGTCGTCATCGTGCTCGTGGTTTTCGTACTCGTCGTTGGCGGTGTCTCGATCTACTTTTCTATGCCGTACCACGGAACGCAAACATCGATACAGTCGGTTGAGAACAATCCAGACGTAACGATTTCGATCGAAGACGACGTAACCGTGCTTGCCCCGGAAGGCGAACCCTCGAGTGTCGGACTCGTCTTTTATCCAGGGGCACGCGTTGCGCCGGACGCCTACTACAGTTCGCTCGCCCCGCTCGTGACGGAAGCGAACGTCACGGTGTTCATCCCGGAGATGCCACTCAATATCGCGCTTCTCGACGCGGGAGCTGCCGGTGACATCCGAACACAACAGCCGACCATCCAGACGTGGTTCGTCGGCGGACACTCTCTCGGCGGTGTTGCTGCCTGTCAATACACCGAATCGAACGATGTCCACGGCCTCGTCCTGTTCGCTTCCTACTGTAATACGGATGTGAGCGACCGACCGATGACCGCCCTCAGCGTTACGGGGAGCGCCGACGGCGTTCTCGACCGTGATGCATACCGAGAGAATCAGGAGTATCTACCCCCAACCTCGGCGACCCACGAAATTCAGGGAATGAATCACACGCAGTTCGGGTCCTACCATGGCCAACGTGGCGATTCACCCGCTTCCCTGTCATACGACGAGGCACACCGCCGTCTGGCCGAAATCGTCGTTCCGTGGATCGCGGACGTCTCGGAGCGAACTCGGTCATCCTCGAGCGGATAG
- a CDS encoding iron-sulfur cluster assembly scaffold protein: protein MNNSFVRELLADHSRNPRHYGELSSPDLEWQTDNPQCVGPTHPEGDQVTLTATLSEDTPPVVETVRFTGRGCTLSQATASLLTERMIGESVADILEWDSETLEELVGMDLTPSRLKCAELALMAFRKAVETHEE, encoded by the coding sequence ATGAATAACTCGTTCGTGCGGGAGTTACTGGCTGATCACTCGCGAAACCCTCGACACTACGGTGAACTCTCGAGTCCAGACCTCGAATGGCAGACAGATAACCCACAGTGCGTTGGCCCAACACACCCTGAAGGGGACCAGGTTACGCTTACAGCAACACTCTCCGAGGATACTCCGCCAGTCGTCGAAACAGTCCGCTTCACTGGGCGAGGCTGCACGCTCTCGCAGGCGACAGCGTCGCTGCTCACCGAGCGAATGATCGGCGAATCCGTTGCCGACATTCTCGAGTGGGACAGTGAGACGCTCGAAGAACTCGTCGGGATGGACCTGACACCGTCCCGTCTCAAATGCGCGGAATTGGCACTTATGGCGTTTCGCAAAGCCGTCGAAACTCACGAGGAATAA
- a CDS encoding RNA-guided endonuclease InsQ/TnpB family protein yields MTELTKTLELKLVDPNVHKRRKLRETREAYRHALQDAFDAGCTTQTEANDVVVNYDLSGYAKNALKKYVPQLTTTYNAGDLHDDHPVRFTNEGLRLDHNPENAIEWYVKIPHHEDYHLWMPAQPNPEQRDWLEALNAGDAEMGESRLFKRERTWYLHVTATRDVEDCHEVSSDEQTPIGADIGEASLVTVCHRDDHGSPTRPELWTDEGKTVRRLRKTYFTATRRLQERGSDRIAELFGDDLWDQIDDVFHRVTREVVEYAESVENPVLVLEDLTYIRESMDYGEYMNRRLHGWGFAKLHAQIRYKAVEKGIPVETVNPRNTSKECHECGEVGYRPKQATFKCTNDDCWVGEYQADVNGATNIADRYLSGESRSREHTNDDDSAEDGARLTAPQDSQADAEIQQLTRGTYAS; encoded by the coding sequence ATGACCGAGCTCACGAAGACGTTGGAACTCAAACTTGTGGACCCGAACGTCCACAAGCGGAGAAAACTCCGAGAGACACGAGAAGCGTACCGGCACGCCCTCCAAGACGCCTTCGACGCCGGATGTACCACGCAGACCGAAGCGAACGACGTGGTGGTCAACTACGACCTATCGGGATACGCGAAGAACGCCCTCAAGAAGTACGTCCCGCAGTTGACGACGACGTACAACGCGGGCGACCTTCACGACGACCACCCTGTCCGCTTCACGAACGAAGGGTTACGGCTTGACCACAACCCCGAGAACGCTATCGAGTGGTACGTCAAAATCCCTCACCACGAGGATTACCATCTCTGGATGCCAGCACAGCCGAACCCCGAACAGCGGGATTGGCTTGAAGCGTTGAACGCTGGTGACGCCGAGATGGGTGAGAGTCGGCTGTTCAAGCGGGAGAGAACGTGGTATCTCCACGTCACCGCGACCCGCGACGTGGAGGATTGCCACGAGGTGTCCAGCGATGAACAGACGCCTATCGGAGCGGACATTGGGGAAGCGTCACTCGTCACGGTGTGTCACCGCGACGACCACGGCTCTCCGACCCGCCCCGAACTGTGGACCGACGAGGGCAAGACCGTTCGTCGGCTACGCAAGACCTACTTCACCGCCACGCGACGGCTTCAAGAACGCGGGAGCGACCGTATCGCTGAGTTGTTCGGCGACGATTTGTGGGACCAGATAGACGACGTGTTCCACCGTGTCACCCGCGAAGTCGTGGAGTACGCCGAGTCCGTCGAGAATCCCGTACTGGTTCTGGAAGACCTGACATACATACGGGAGTCGATGGACTACGGCGAGTATATGAACCGCCGTCTTCACGGCTGGGGATTCGCCAAACTCCACGCCCAGATCCGGTACAAGGCAGTCGAGAAGGGGATTCCCGTTGAGACGGTGAATCCGCGTAACACGTCAAAAGAGTGCCATGAGTGCGGTGAGGTCGGATATCGTCCGAAGCAGGCGACGTTCAAATGCACGAACGACGACTGCTGGGTGGGTGAGTACCAAGCGGACGTGAACGGGGCGACAAACATCGCAGACCGCTACCTCAGTGGAGAGAGTCGTTCTAGAGAACACACGAACGACGATGACTCGGCTGAGGATGGGGCGCGTTTGACCGCGCCACAAGACAGCCAAGCCGATGCTGAAATCCAGCAGTTGACGCGTGGAACGTATGCGTCTTGA
- the tnpA gene encoding IS200/IS605 family transposase has protein sequence MRTTRHATYNLNYHIVWLPKYRQPVLVNEVADRVRSILHEIADDKGVEILDLTVQPDHVHLFVNSPPTNEPALLANWFNGISSRKYNHRYADHEGEKIGWARGCYAGTAGHVSSETIENYVQEHTEGDS, from the coding sequence ATGAGAACCACACGGCACGCGACCTACAATCTCAACTACCACATAGTGTGGTTGCCGAAGTACCGCCAGCCGGTACTCGTCAACGAAGTCGCAGACCGTGTGCGGTCCATCCTCCACGAAATCGCCGACGACAAAGGTGTCGAAATTCTCGACCTTACAGTACAGCCCGACCACGTACACCTGTTCGTCAATAGCCCGCCCACGAACGAACCGGCGCTACTCGCCAACTGGTTTAACGGTATCTCCTCGCGCAAGTACAATCACCGATACGCCGATCACGAGGGTGAGAAAATCGGATGGGCGCGAGGATGCTACGCAGGAACCGCCGGGCATGTTTCGAGTGAGACTATCGAGAACTACGTTCAAGAACATACGGAGGGCGATTCATGA
- a CDS encoding carbon-nitrogen hydrolase family protein — MQPTVAVCQLALEDLAVDTNLATVRERVNDLGDDVDLAVFPEHTLTGFVADERLEAVALPRDGAPIRELQSLAGQREIALVVGFVETTASDCYNATAYIGPAGDLTVYRKRHLWDRENDVLTAGNELVTVETPIGNAGLLTCYDLNFVDDSAALARADVTALLVAGAWPGAYSDNWRLLLRARALDGVRWAIGANRTGQRDIPDSKPVTYAGHSLVARPDGGIHHALGRQDRTLVTDIDPSVLDHQRDLIGVFSE; from the coding sequence ATGCAACCGACAGTTGCAGTGTGTCAGTTGGCGCTCGAGGATCTCGCCGTCGACACGAATCTCGCCACTGTTCGAGAACGTGTCAACGACCTCGGCGACGACGTCGATCTCGCTGTGTTCCCCGAACATACACTAACCGGGTTCGTTGCCGATGAGCGTCTCGAAGCGGTTGCACTTCCTCGAGACGGTGCCCCGATCCGTGAACTGCAATCTCTTGCCGGACAGCGTGAAATCGCACTCGTTGTCGGCTTCGTCGAAACAACAGCCAGCGACTGCTACAATGCGACTGCATACATTGGCCCTGCTGGTGACCTCACAGTGTACCGGAAGCGTCATCTCTGGGATCGTGAGAACGACGTCCTCACTGCCGGAAACGAGTTGGTTACGGTCGAAACCCCGATCGGAAACGCGGGACTGTTGACTTGCTACGATCTCAACTTCGTCGACGACAGCGCAGCACTTGCTCGAGCGGACGTGACAGCGTTGCTCGTAGCTGGGGCGTGGCCAGGTGCATATAGCGACAACTGGCGACTCTTGCTTCGTGCACGAGCACTCGACGGTGTTCGATGGGCAATCGGGGCAAACCGAACGGGGCAACGCGATATTCCGGACTCGAAACCGGTAACGTATGCTGGCCACTCGCTGGTGGCGCGGCCGGATGGTGGCATCCATCATGCACTCGGCAGACAGGACCGAACGCTGGTGACCGATATCGATCCCAGCGTCCTTGATCATCAACGTGATCTCATTGGCGTGTTCTCCGAGTGA
- a CDS encoding glycoside hydrolase family 68 protein, whose product MLDERWADRDARAVPQWTRRQAAGIRRTDETVAPIVYPPDEQTDRDLHIWDTWLLRNRDGSIAEIDGYRVILSLTAPAALLPGKRHDVATLRYFYSTDGRDWTCGGPVFEDGAAFGSRQWAGSALYDDGQLYFFYTAAGSRGEDELTYTQRIAVGSGGTITTDGDGLSITGPFDHEILLEPDGEHYEREAQSRGMIYTFRDPWFFEDPQTGETCLLFEANTPIPDPDREARFDVDRDALDFNGSVGVAVSPSGDPTEWELDAPLLEAVGTNQELERPHVIVQDGSYYLFISSHEHTFEPGLEGYDALYGFVADSLRGEYTPLNGSGLVVTNPADAPFQTYSWLAYPHREEILVSSFFNYYDLQGLSLDDVAHLPPAEQQRRFGGTLAPTLRLTANSDETRLLGALEHGHLPLPDEDLPRLLAEYVADTNDRTKTTYGDGDARR is encoded by the coding sequence ATGCTCGATGAAAGATGGGCTGACCGAGACGCACGAGCGGTCCCACAGTGGACGCGCAGACAGGCTGCAGGGATCAGGCGGACCGACGAGACGGTGGCACCGATCGTCTACCCACCAGACGAACAGACCGATCGCGACTTGCACATCTGGGATACTTGGCTACTCCGGAACCGCGATGGCTCGATCGCCGAGATCGATGGCTATCGCGTCATCCTCTCACTGACCGCGCCGGCGGCGTTGCTGCCGGGGAAGCGCCACGACGTGGCGACGCTTCGATACTTCTACTCTACCGATGGCCGTGACTGGACCTGCGGCGGGCCGGTCTTCGAGGACGGAGCAGCGTTCGGCTCTCGACAGTGGGCTGGCTCCGCGCTTTACGACGACGGTCAACTCTACTTCTTCTACACCGCAGCCGGCTCACGCGGCGAGGACGAACTGACCTATACGCAACGTATCGCGGTCGGTTCCGGGGGCACGATCACGACCGACGGGGATGGACTCTCGATCACGGGTCCGTTCGATCACGAGATCCTGCTCGAGCCAGACGGCGAGCACTATGAACGCGAAGCACAGTCTCGGGGAATGATCTACACCTTCCGAGATCCGTGGTTCTTCGAGGACCCGCAAACTGGCGAGACCTGCCTGCTGTTCGAAGCCAACACGCCGATTCCGGATCCCGACCGCGAGGCCCGGTTCGACGTCGATCGCGACGCCCTCGATTTCAACGGCAGCGTCGGTGTGGCCGTGTCGCCGTCCGGTGATCCGACGGAGTGGGAACTAGACGCGCCGCTGCTCGAGGCCGTCGGAACGAACCAGGAACTCGAGCGACCGCACGTGATCGTCCAGGACGGCAGCTACTACCTGTTTATCTCCAGTCACGAGCACACGTTCGAACCCGGTCTCGAGGGGTACGATGCACTCTACGGGTTCGTTGCCGACTCGCTTCGTGGCGAGTACACCCCGCTGAACGGCTCGGGGCTCGTCGTTACCAATCCGGCCGATGCTCCCTTCCAGACGTACTCGTGGCTCGCGTATCCGCACCGCGAGGAGATCCTCGTCAGCAGCTTTTTCAACTACTACGATCTGCAGGGCCTGTCGCTCGACGACGTCGCTCACCTGCCGCCAGCGGAGCAGCAGCGACGCTTCGGCGGGACGCTCGCCCCGACGCTTCGGTTGACTGCTAATAGCGACGAGACACGGCTTCTCGGAGCGCTCGAGCACGGTCATCTTCCACTCCCTGACGAAGACTTGCCACGACTGTTGGCGGAGTACGTAGCCGATACAAATGATCGCACGAAAACCACATACGGCGACGGGGACGCGCGTCGCTAA